Proteins co-encoded in one Arachis hypogaea cultivar Tifrunner chromosome 11, arahy.Tifrunner.gnm2.J5K5, whole genome shotgun sequence genomic window:
- the LOC140176247 gene encoding uncharacterized protein: MCDWANRLEYDKWTQQQDGGRWFGHMMTNISECVNSVLKGRQTAEAQLGSDQRHQSEYTVAEMTPTGNFLLGTYRVSLRDRTCDCGYFQALHYPCCHAIACCAQPRLDWATYVHEVYTMSKVFSVYRMGFLPLIPEGLWPPYAGPTIVPDPSMRRAREGRPRSTRIRNTMDEADTSRPKRCGLCRQTGHTRETCLSEDRPPVPRHRCH, encoded by the exons ATGTGTGATTGGGCCAACCGACTGGAGTACGATAAGTGGACCCAACAGCAGGATGGAGGTAGATGGTTCGGCCACATGATGACAAACATATCCGAGTGTGTTAACTCTGTACTGAAGGGGAGGCAGACAGCAGAGGCGCAGTTGGGATCAGACCAACG ACATCAGTCTGAGTATACCGTGGCTGAGATGACTCCTACCGGTAACTTCTTGCTTGGGACGTATCGGGTTTCCCTCAGAGATCGCACTTGTGATTGCGGGTACTTTCAAGCTCTCCATTACCCTTGCTGCCATGCGATTGCATGCTGTGCTCAGCCCCGGTTAGACTGGGCTACGTACGTCCACGAGGTTTATACCATGAGTAAGGTGTTCAGCGTATACCGGATGGGGTTTTTGCCCCTTATTCCAGAGGGTCTATGGCCACCGTATGCCGGTCCTACTATCGTCCCTGATCCTAGCATGAGACGTGCCCGAGAAGGGCGACCGAGGTCAACAAGAATCCGTAACACCATGGATGAGGCTGATACTAGTCGGCCGAAGCGATGTGGGCTATGCAGACAGACAGGACACACTCGCGAGACTTGCCTCAGCGAGGATCGGCCCCCAGTGCCGAGACATAGGTGTCATTAG